From the genome of Sporocytophaga myxococcoides DSM 11118:
CAGAATAATGTTACTCAAAAGGTTTTAACAATGGAGGCCTTAAAAATAAGCGAAGAGAAATATAGATTCCTTGCTGAAAATGTTCCTGAAATATTCTGGACTGCTGACCCCGATGGTACTGTGGATTATCATAATAAAAGATGGTATGAATATACCAAAAGCAGGAAGTCTGGTTCTTTAAACATGGAATGGAAATCTATGGTCCATCCGGATGATTATTCTCAAGTAGAAAAGCTTTGGAATGAAAGTATGCAGACGGGTAAAGAGTTCAATGCTCAATATCGATTGAAAGGCGCTGGGCAAGATTATAGATGGAACTTAGGTAAGGCTTCCCCTCTCAGAGATAATGAAGGAAAAATTGTAAAATGGATTGGAACTTCTGTCGATATTCATGAAGGAAAGATACTTGCACAGACGCTTTCAGAAAAAAATGAAGAGCTTACCAGGATAAATAATGATCTGGATAATTTTATTTATACAGCTTCTCATGACCTCAAAGTGCCTATCACAAATATTGAAGGGTTGCTCTATATGCTTCTCGAGGAAATGAGTGAAGTTTGTCGTTCTGATAAGGATGTAAATGAAATTCTTCTTCGAATGAACATATCTGTAAATAAATTCAAAAAAGTGATTACAGATTTGACTGAGATCACCAGGGCTCAAAAGAGCAATGAAGATGAAGTGGTTGAAATTAACTTTTCTGAAATCCTGGATGAAGTTCTTTCGCTTATAAGAGACCTGACAGATACAACAAGCACATCTATTCTCACTGACTTTTCAGAATGTTCAACTATTTATTTCTCTGAAAGAAATCTTAAAAGTATTCTATATAATCTTATTTGCAATGCAATAAAATTTGCTTCGCCTGAAAGGACTCCTGAAGTTAAAATTACAACAAGTTGTGTTCATGATATGATATTGTTAAGAGTAGAAGACAATGGTGTAGGCTTTGATATTTCACAAATAGATAAAGCATTTTCAATGTTTAAAAAGCTTCATTCTCATAAAGAGGGCTCAGGTATTGGTCTTTATATAGTTAAAAGAATTGTTACCAATGCAGGTGGTAAAATTGAAGTTGAAAGCGAAAGGGGAAAAGGATCTGTATTTAAGGTATACTTTAAGAAAAATGCTGAATAATTTTTGGGTCTGATTATTTATTGTTAATAATTTTTTATCTGAGTCCAACTGCCAATTTTCTTATATCCTTAGTTTCTGGCATGTAATAAACCACAAATATAAGTGTGAAAAGAGAGGCAACTGAGAGAACAACAAAGCAATTGTTGTAACCGAATAGATTGGAAATTTGACCGGTTATATAAGCACTGAGGCCAGTTCCTATGCCAATGCAGGCAGTTACTACACCCTGGATAAAGTTAAACCTTCCGGTTCCTTCTGTAAGATCAGCTATAATAATGATGACCATTACACCAAAAATCCCTCCAGCGATACCATCAAATAATTGTGTTATTGTCAAATAAACAGGATCTGCAGTTAAAGTCACTAATAATGCCCTTAATGGTAGTATTAAAAATGAAACCATAAAAATGCTTTTCCTTTTTCTGTTTGCAGAAAGCTTTCCGGAAAGCCTGGCCATTATAATCATTACCAATTGTGCGATAATAATACAGCAGGACATAAAGATATAAGCACTTTCTTTTTCCGTCGTAGCAATTTTCTGCCCTACCAAAGTCATCATAGAACCATTGCAGAATCCGAAAAGGGTAACTGTGACCAGGAGTATTATAATATTTTTTTCTCTTACAATTTCTGTATATCCGATTGGTTTGTGTTGGATATTACTTTCATCTTTGGCACCTCTTGCAAGAGAATGATCTATGTCACTTTTTTTAATCATCAATACAGAAATACTGCTGGCTATAGCCATTAAGGTAACCAGATAGAATATTCCTTCCAGAAACATATAATAACCTATAATACCCGCAAGTAAAGCGTTAAGCACATTCCCAATGTGATTAAAAGATTCATTCCTCCCTATACGTTTGGCCAGTCGTTCATAACCTACCATGCCAAGGGTTATGGCTGCTACGGTTGGGGTATAGACAGAAGTGGCCAGCCCTATAATACATTGTGATATGCAAATAATCATAAAGCTTGGTGAAATCACATCAATCAGACAGGCAATTCCGATCATAAGGGAAGAGAAAACAATAAGTTTTCTTTTATGATGAGTTTTATCTATCCAGGCACCGGAAGGAGTTTGTACTAATATTCTTATGAATCCCGGTAAACCCATGATCAGTCCTATGTCTGCTGCATTCCAGTTTTTTTCAGTCAACAGGTAAATGGCAAGGTATGGTCCTAAACCGTCACGCACATTGGCTAAAAAAAAGCTTAGGCAATCCAGTCCTCTCAAACTCCTCAATGTAGCTCCCATATAAAAATGACCAATTCTGATAGATATATTAAAAAGATAACTTAAGTTTAAAAGATTGGTTTATCTATTTAGATTGAATTTTATTTTATGGAAGGAGTACGGAGGAATTTTTTCCATAGTAAATCAATTACGTGGTTTTGAATATGATTTTTAATAGTAAAAAATTATTTATTTAAATGAGGGTTATACTTTGTCCTGTAGATTTTTCGGAAAACTCGCTTAAAGCTTTGGAGTATGCAGCTGCCATAGCATCTCAAACTCAAACAAAGCTTTTTGTTTTAAATAAATTTACCCTGACTGGAGGGGAGAAAATTGAGCCGAGTGATAATGTATTTGACAAATCAAAAGAAGAAGCAGAAGATAAACTTAATGAATTAAGGAATATTATCCTGGCTGAATACAAAGACGTGCAGGTGGATGTGTCTGTAGCTTATGGTATTGAGCCTTCTCAGGTAATATTGGATTTTGCTGAGGATATTAAAGCTGATCTCATTGTGATGGGAACTAAAGGGGCGGGAGGTTTTAAAGAGATTTTTTTTGGAACCACTACCACATCTGTAACCAGCAAAGCATCAGTCCCTGTACTTGCAT
Proteins encoded in this window:
- a CDS encoding MFS transporter, whose product is MGATLRSLRGLDCLSFFLANVRDGLGPYLAIYLLTEKNWNAADIGLIMGLPGFIRILVQTPSGAWIDKTHHKRKLIVFSSLMIGIACLIDVISPSFMIICISQCIIGLATSVYTPTVAAITLGMVGYERLAKRIGRNESFNHIGNVLNALLAGIIGYYMFLEGIFYLVTLMAIASSISVLMIKKSDIDHSLARGAKDESNIQHKPIGYTEIVREKNIIILLVTVTLFGFCNGSMMTLVGQKIATTEKESAYIFMSCCIIIAQLVMIIMARLSGKLSANRKRKSIFMVSFLILPLRALLVTLTADPVYLTITQLFDGIAGGIFGVMVIIIIADLTEGTGRFNFIQGVVTACIGIGTGLSAYITGQISNLFGYNNCFVVLSVASLFTLIFVVYYMPETKDIRKLAVGLR